From the Schistocerca piceifrons isolate TAMUIC-IGC-003096 chromosome 2, iqSchPice1.1, whole genome shotgun sequence genome, the window AAACGGGACAGGAAAATGAAAACTGCACACCCGCCACAACAGGACCACAGATTGTTTCCATTCAGAAGTAATTACCCCACGTgtaaagacatttatcccactggaagaagagacgatcagttcctgtttcgtagaacgcggtcgccCGCTGTCGAATCCACAACCGCACCTACTCTTGCATTTCCGCATCCGTCTGAAACCGATGTCctcgcatgtctttcttcaggtcgccaaagatatgGAGGTGAAGGATAAGGACTGCTcacaggatgttgcagtgttttctAGGGAAATCGCTGAAGCCTAGCCGATTGGCATTATGGGGGCGGGCGTTTTGAGTTTgtggcgcgtcgcagtttctgcaaattcATAGCGCTGCGCATTTATTGATGTTTCAagttcgaggaactcgacgagcagaagGCTCCTACAGTCAAAGAAATAAGTTATCATGACTTTTCCGTTACttctgtgaacagctttggatttctttggcaggGGACATATGGGATGTTTCCATTTTTTGCTTTGCCGTTTGCTCTCCTGCTGTCGGAATGCTGCCGGAtggatcatcctgttgcacgataacatcCACTCCAACATAGCAGATCGGTTGAAGGCTACGCTTCTGCGAATTGGTTAGGGAACACTGCAACATCTCCCGTAGAGTACGGATGTTTCAGCGAGTGATTTTCGCATCTTAGCCGATTTGAAGAAAGATATTTGTAGACGTTGGTTTCAGCCGGACAAGGAAGTGTAACTGTGTGTGGTTGTGATCCGTCAGTAGCATCCCGCTTCCTACGAAACCAGAATTGGTCGTCTCGTCTCCCATTGGGCTAAATGTCATAAAGAGTGTATGACTACTTTTGAATGGACCCATTCTGTGGTCCCGTTGTGGCggctgttcggttttcatttgtccGACCATCCTAATATTCCCTTGAAAATGATGCAGGATCTGCATTTATCCATTTGCAGACAAATGGAACCTATTTTGAATGTCAActcttttcctacaccgtattaggcatgataatgtatTGTGTTACTGATGTTTCCACATTTATGTCCATTCCTTGTATACAGAAGTGTTAAAAAATTAGCAAAAATAATCTCGTATACATTTTGTAGGTcatatattgttttatttttaaatagtaTACTGTAAATTCTTACCCAGAGGACTGTAAGATTTGAATTCAATTGAAACATTACTTGTTTTAAAAGAAGGTGGTTCAATCTATTTGATGTTCTGAGCTGACATCGGATGGtagtatatttcgatctcttctttaCATTAATAAAACATAGAGTGTTTTCGTGCTTACAAGTATTTTCTATGACTTTAATTATCTTAGTGCTCACTTGTTTTCTGAATTAGGGCCATACCGAATATTATGAACAATATGTCTCAGGATTTTCGGTTCATTGTGATGTCTTCAGATGACTTCGATGGTCCAAGTAGTCTGTGAATCACTGACTGGAAGGACACAAATTAGTATTTCTCTGAATGACAAGATTTATAATATTTGATTACGTCTGTTGTTGTTGGCTCCCCGAAAGTATGCAAATAATAATTACAACCTGATATGGATATCCACCCTTCTTCATCATTTTCAATAGTAAATTTCACGTAGGGATGTTGTTTATTTAACATGAGGCGCAATACTTAAACCTCTTCTCGATTTCGGTCAAATGTGTAGCGTCGATCAAAATTGTATCATATGCATATATAATATATTTCCTTTCAGTTACTGACTCATTGTTTAGTTACTAATTTTTGGTTGATCCGTAAAGATATTGGCCAGTTCACTAGCAAGACAACATCACAAAACTATCCATTTTATTGTTTGCAAAATGAAGTGTTGCATGTGAagtaattttgagaaaacataaaTGACTGTAATTCATTCAGTTGAGTGACCTCTAGCATCCTTAGTTCTCAATGGTGTAAAAGGACTTTCTTTAGTTTCTCAATGGGTTCCAGAACAGGAACATTTACGTACTGATAGTTTCATCCAAGTAGCAGAGCCTAAGATTGTCAGGGATATGGCCCTCTTTTATCTCTGCAGTGAATTCATTTGCATTCTTAAACACATGGTTGATACTGGATACATCCTGGGATACTTACTGTAATACTTCGCTGCTGGGTGGTGAGGACATGAAAGCGAACTATGAGAACttcagattcatttattttacgatgattcttgGTCCTCAGAACGAAAGCCATGGGCGGCATGTAATATTATTTATCCATATCTCTACTGTAGACTTCTGCGTTGTGAATTGTCCGATAAGCGATGACGTCCAGGCTGTTAAAACTTTCTAGCCCTGGAACTGTCAACTTAAGGTCCACGGACGAGTGCTACGGTTACTCAGCCGTTACCATGCTGCAAGGTATCACTGTTGCTAGTAGTAAAGTTCAGAACTCCACCACACAACACTGATGTTAATAGCAATATTGTCTACTGCTTTATACACTGTAAGGCGGGTACGTCTTCTTCTCCTATAATATCGTGGCATCTTCAGTACCAATACTCAATGATGTGAGCTGTGCAGTACGACTATCATTTACCGGTGTCTTACACCACAATGATGCGTATCGAACCTAGGGTGAAATGCATCGACATTGAACTGTGATGTTCCAGCTGAGGTGCTGGACACTCCGCGGGGCTACCGCTACGTACCAGGCTACGCACTCATCAGGCTGTCCCGCATATTCATGACGTGGCCGGCGGCCAAGAAGACCTGCGAGGACGAGGGAGCACAGCTGGCAGTACCGCCAGACCAGTATGCCTTTAATGGGCTGAGGCGCATCTTCTCCACTGTGCAGGGGATATGGTACGCCAACATTGGAGTCACAGATCAAGTCAGCGAGGGTGTATTCCTGGATATACATGGTAAAGTCGCCTACTGTGTTTTGGCTTCTGCAATGTTCCAGTTCAATAATTAGGCATGCTGTTTAAACTCCTGTAGGTCACAGTCATTGTTTACCTTTGTGTACACTTATCTTTCCTTGATTGGTTTTAAGTTTGCTTTTGTTTTACTCTGAATGAGAGGAGATACATTTTCTTGCAATAAGATCTCTTCAAACTCAGTTAACATAAAACGATGCATAAAATGTGCTATATTCCATGGAATACCTGGAGAAATGTCTATAGGATGCTTGAAGATCCCATCAGATTCCCGTATACTTTTTCACTCGTATATGTAACACATTTCGTTGTTAATGAGAAACCTATCAAATATTCTTAGAGTCAGCTTTTACTTAGACTACTGAAATAATAATTCCCACATAACTGAGAACAGACGAGATCGTGCAGTGGTTGCGACACTGGACTTATAATCGCGAGGATTGCTGTTAAAACCTTCGTACGACCACCCAGATTTAGTTTTCACCGTGACGTTTCGATGAGTTTGATACTCACCAACATGTGGTCTAGTGTTGAGATTTTGCGAATGCTTCTATATTTATGTGCAAAGGGGAGGCACTATCTCCATCTTGCTGTATTTGGTAGGGTCTTCCAGATTCTGGGTCTAATAAACagcattctaacaagggaacctccccatcgcagccccctcagatttagttataagttggcatagtagataggccttgaaaaagtgaacacagatcaatcgagaaaacaggaagaagtagtgtggaaccatgaaaaaataagcaaaatatacaaactgagtagtccatgcgtatcaTAGGCAACATTTAGGATACTATAggtgcaggagcgccgtggtcccgtggttagcgtgagcagctgtggaacgagaggtccttcgtacAAGCCTTCCCTtgagtaaaaaaatttaattttttatattcagtttatgtgacaaactcttacgttttcatcactttttgtggagtgattatcacattcacaagaaaaccaaaatcggataaggtagaaggatctttttacccattcgccaagtgtgcaagttaggtggatcgacaacatattcctgtcatgtaacgcacacgccgtcaccagtgtcgtatagaatacatcagacgtgtttccctgtggaggaatcggttgacctatgaccttgcacgtcctttcgtctactagtcgcacggttttgcggtgcggtcgcaaaacacagacactaaacttattacagtgaacagagacgtcaatgaacgaacggacagatcataactttgcaaaaataaagtaagaaaacttttcgctcgagggcagacttgaaccaaggacctctcgctccacagcTGGTCACGATAACCACAGGACCAAGGCGCTCTTGTGCCCACGTCGTCCTTGATGTTGAATAtgttacccatggactactcagtttgtatattttgcttattttttcatagttccacacaacttcttcatgttttctcgattgatctgtgttcggtttttcaaggcctatccatcgtaccaaattataactaaatctgaggggggtgcgatggggaggttcccttgtaagtgatacTACGCTCAGTCAGTACCATGAAGGTACTTGGAAAATGCAACGTGAAAGCCATCTTCTGGTCACTAGTGAAGGCAGAAGTATTTTTTCTCGGCCAAGGATATACTGAACCTTTACGTACCAGTCAAATATAGGCAACCCCTTTGAACTTGGCCACTGTTGCAGCGGACAAATCCGGGGCTATATCCCGAAAGTTTACGAGCCGCGTCATAAGTGTGAGGGCTTGGGACACACAAAGAATTCAGCAGCGGCCGAGCACAAACTAAGTTAAGCACATACGTTTGATTTTGAGAACAGTAAACTGATGTGCTCAACCAGCGCCTATTGAAAAAGGATAATAAAGGAGTGTAGAAAATAAGGATCCAAGCGAAACTTGTCACTCGGGACGAAGGTTAGCAACTAAGTTCGGTATGGAATTCCACGTTACATTTACACGCCGAGAGAACAGCATGCGAGGCACGGCCATACAGAGAATGGAGCACAAACTCCCACACGTGCTAATCACACAAAACCCTGTTGTTCCTTAGCCTGGTCAAAGGGGCAGCAACCCAACTACTATAATGTGATAGTAAATGTACCATCTCAACACTTTGCTGGAAGATAGTGAGGTTCATAACGTATGGCCATCGGTGCTGAGAACTCCAGTAACGGGCGACAGGAGGCGCCAGTAAACGGTCACATGGACACGGCTGTTGTTGTCAGGGTGTGTTTAAAACAGACCACTCTCAAAGAGACTAACGTTCCACATCATATTATGCTCTGCTACAGTTCTCTCGCCGACGCTGCGCAGGCTTTTAACGTCGacttgccggctgaagtggccgagcggttctaggtgcttcagtctggacccacgcgaccgctacggtcgcatgttcgaatcctgcctcgggcatggatgtgtgtgatgtccttaggttagttaggtttaagtagttctaagttctaggtgactgatgacccagaacttgagtctcacagtgctcagagccatttgaaccatttttaacgtgGACTTCTCTTTCGGTGCTCCCAGGATGGCCTGCGTTGTATGACATCACAATAACATGGCACATACTACAATTTCGAACTCTCCGTGTTATTTGTACAGCAATAGAAACTGTGCAGGTGTAATAAACATGACGCCCATGAGAACGTTGTGATTACTGCCACCATTTTGGAAAACCAAGAACTTTTCGTCAAGGAAATGACCGACATTCGAGCGTTTGCTCAATCAGTGTTGAACTTTGCTCACACATcattttattaaggaataataaatattggacatgacaaaatatattaaatgtGTTTGGTGTGACACACATCCAAGGACTAACACAGGTCAAGATTTCTTCTGTTCTTGTAGATCCAGAAACTTGATAACTATACATAATCTTACGGCTCAAGAACACTGAAGCCGCTCAGTTTCCCTTCCATTTTGTAATTAAATGATACCATCTACCAGAAAACAGTGGTGGGGAAATTACTGATGAAGGCATGCCGtacagagggtgttacaaaaaggtacggccaaactttcaggaaacattcctcacacacaaataaagaaaagatgtcacgtggacatgtgtccggaaacgcttaatttccatgttagagctcattttagtttcattccaacgtgatcaaatcgcaaatttgtgggctgacgagaatccgcacgcaattgtgcaatcaaatcatcaacacagattttctgtaaccgtttgggcaggcattgttggtgatgtcttgactggaccccatgttcttccacctacgctaaatggagcacgttatcatgatttcatacgggatactctacctgtgctgctagaacatgtgcctttacaagtacgacacaacatgtggttcatgcacgatggagctcctgcacgtttcagtcgaagtgttcgtacgcttcccaacaacagattcggtgaccgatagattggtagaggcggaccaattccatggcctccacgctctcctgacctcaaccctcttgactttcatttatgggggcatctgaaagctcttgtgtacggaacagcggtaccaaatgtagagactcttcgtgctcgtattgtggacggctgtgatacaataagccattctccagggctgcatcagcgcatcagggattccatgcgacggagggtggatgcatatatcctcgctaagggaggacattttgaacatttcctgtaagaaagtgtttgaagtcacggtggcgagttctgttgctgtgtgtttccattccacgattaatgttatttgaagagaagtaataaaatgagctctaacatggaaagtaagcgtttccggacacatgtccacataacatattttctttctttgtgtgtgaggaatgtttcctgaaagtttggccgtacctttttgtaacaccatatatatatatatatatatatatatatatatatatatatatatatatatatatatatatatatatacaggccgAAATTGGCGAGTAATGTATAGTGACATTACTGACCAATTTCGGCCTATGGCCTTTTTAGATGTGTTGCATTGGTGATGTGCGCGacgtatttaaaaatgtatttcatacTACGTGGGAACAGATACCTGTTAACTGTAATCGCCAAGTGCTAGCGACGAAAGGAAGTTCACGCCAGTCCATGTGTCGAGGTGAGTCAGCAGTCTGGTACAGCCGCAAGCCGGTTCATTAGCAGCAGGCCGCTCGCTGTCTGTGATTAGTGTGGTGGCTGCCGCCTTGGGCACCTATAACCGGCACAGCGCCTGTCAACTGCGGCCAAACTGCTGCAGCCACGCCCAAGGTGGCGAACTGCAGAAATCTTATCACAGCCAGCCTGTTCACCCACCTTAGCGATCACTACTCCAGGCCGCTACAACTGTCAGGATTTGTAGTTCTTCTACAGCcgcttttcaaattcagtgagaccGCTGATAAATGTCTGGCATTTTTATCATAGTAGTTTTATTTCCACTCCAAACAATCTCAAGAAAACACAAGTAAAGTGCAGATCTACTTTAGCATACGTCAGCTTTCCTAATGTTATTTTGCTGCTCCACTGCGCCCAAGATAATTTGTCTGGTTCTTTCGTAATAGCTGCCGCACGACTTCTACTGCGACCTATGTTTACGATGGCTAACCTAAAGCTGTTTCTTAATGAAACTCCTGTACTACTCCAGGTCGACCGGTGTCGTATCTTCCATGGCAACCCAATCAGCCCGACAATTATGGAGATAAGGAGGACTGTGTCGACTTCAATATTGTCGGTTTAGCGAACGACGTGAATTGCGAGAATCCAGCGCCATTCTTCTGCGAGCGCAGGCTTTCGGTGGGCGTACCACCTATCTATGTCTGGCAGGACGACGCAAGCCGCTTCTACAAGGTGCACACGGAGAAAAGAGTGTACGCAGAGGCAGCCAAGGTGTGCCGTTCCGAGAACGCTACGCTCGCTGTCATTGACACGTGGCGCCGTGGTGAGGCACTACTGAGCCTCCTCGAGCCGAAATATGAGTTCTACCTAACTGGCTTCACGGATGAGGCTGTTGAAGGTGACTTCGTTACTGAAACAGGTTCGTATATTATGTACTTCTTGAGTGATTCCATCGGCTACTCGAAACATCTCATCCAAAGTAGCGTAGTACTGCAGCTGTATCGGAGCTATATCGGAGGTGTAAGCGTGGATATTGTTATATGTAGTACCTTAACATGTACGCTTAGCACTGTGTTCTCTATGTCGAACAGTCTTCAAATACAGACTTTTAGGACCTGAGGTTCCCTGCACAATGTTTTCTACACAGTCATAATCCACTACTAAGTGGGCAATACCTGTCGGTATAGacaaaccgttttgcgtccacgcatccacacttcaacacccgaTATGCTGCCCAAGGGAAAATAAGTGTTCATGGTTTGCTCTTGTACTTAGAGGTACTTACTAAcctaaagaaaatacttttattcgTTATAATTATTAATCTGTAAAAGACGTAAATAATGATGTAAAGTTGTTCAGTACACGTTCCttagtcatcaatagaaatatctgcacttatatccattACACCCCACATATAACGTGTTCTGATTGATCCTTGACGTCTACACTCCAAAATGCAGCACAGAAAATCAGTAAAGTTTGTTATTATTTCTAGTGCTGCAACTATATTCTCTGAGATTCAAGaattacataataaataaaaagttcTTAAATTGTTATTGGGTTCTCCACCTGTAGATTACTGCACTTACTTAAAGATAATTTTACACAGACGCTTTTCAGttatatttacaaagcatcttctgtggtcataCTGCAAATATGGAACATATTTGAACATATTcagttgttttagattaaaaacagtatttcatttataAACCTAGCGTGCAGTTTACTCAcacatattcttcaaaccaatgcaTCGTTCTTCTTTGTTACCGGAGGTTGACCTCGGAAGAAACTTCGTATATATGTGTAATGAACTACTTATTTATAGAATATGTGAACAAGAGGCAGAAACACTGAAAGAAAATTGCACGTGCtctctataaaaaaataaaaaaatactgtttttaacCTAAACCAAAAGAATTTTCCAACATACGTATCCATATTTTCAGAATGACCACAGAAGGTGCTTTTTTGCAAATAAAAGTGAAACGCGTTTATTTAATTGCTGTAAGCGTAAGACAGAGACACCAGTAACAATTGTTTTTAACAGCAGCTGCGGAAGATGGCTATGGAAAGAAAAATGACTAGGACTTCATTTAGCCCAAAACAACGTTTTACTGTACTCTTAAGCATCAATCAGATATTTACTAATAATACCCTATAGACTGAACTTAAATGGAAGGAATCTTTTCTAtagttagaaagaaaaaaaaacttgtgaccACAGATCATTGCACAGCCCACAATGCAAGATTTTACAGAACTTTTGGACTTTTGGACTAAGCATATCACTGATTATTGTCATGCCAGAATactggtgatgtttggtttgtagggcgctcaaatgcgcggttatcagcgcccgtacaaattccaaatCTTTACACAGTCTACACTcgtcactttcacgaatgatgatgaaatgatgcggaGAACACAAATACCCAGACTCCGATGGAGAAAATCCACGACCCGGCCAGGAATTTAACATGTGACCccgtgatcgagaggcagcaatgctagccactagaccacgagctgcggacattttacAGTACTAACGTGGTTGGTGGGTAAATTAATggaaattcatgtattccatgaagCCATTCAAGTTTAACATTAGTTATTAACTGTAACAACGAGACGAGAGGAACAATCATTACAATTGGACTCACGAATGATGGCGGgcaagtttaggcttgttctgtgccCTATGTCACGCATTCTCCGACGGCCAATGACCACTCAGTATTGTTGTGAGCTCTCTGCAGTGAATGCCGTAGCTAAGGCTAATATTAAACGTGTTCGTGGCGAGTTGCTTAGTGAATTTCTATTTCATATTTAAGAtaacgagagacataatttgcaggaaacACGCTCTCTTCAAGTTCAAAGCACCGACTTGCGCGTACGCAACTCTCGCTTGGAATCGGCAACAATGCAATCCACGTTCGTGCCTCGTGACATGCGCGAATCGCCATCTTTCGTGGATCGGAGTACAGTGGTAGACTCAATCTTCTGTACTGAAAAGTATCGGCTGTTAACTTGACAACATGTTCCAAAACGCACTTCAAATTAAGCTCCCACACACAATAAAGGCGAAGTAGCTCAATCAGTTTGGAGAAATAACTCCCATTTTATGGAATTAAAAACACGATTTTCCCTCTTTTCTTTTTCCTGTATCAGCATAGCAGTAGTAGTTGAGATTCTTAGCTATCTATAGCAGTCGCGCCGTGAGAATCAAACTAAGCAAGGTGCCTCCGAAtgaaccgggtgatcaaaaactcagtataaatttgaaaactgaataaatcactgaataatgtagatagagcggtaca encodes:
- the LOC124777453 gene encoding C-type mannose receptor 2-like; translation: MRLLPAWTILAVSVAPRALASVDMSCDCRMWHLMDTSVSLHCTRGKNGASVVSCQKAEVLDTPRGYRYVPGYALIRLSRIFMTWPAAKKTCEDEGAQLAVPPDQYAFNGLRRIFSTVQGIWYANIGVTDQVSEGVFLDIHGRPVSYLPWQPNQPDNYGDKEDCVDFNIVGLANDVNCENPAPFFCERRLSVGVPPIYVWQDDASRFYKVHTEKRVYAEAAKVCRSENATLAVIDTWRRGEALLSLLEPKYEFYLTGFTDEAVEGDFVTETGRHLRDMEYQVWNPGEPNNYDGGNPENCLAVSGRGFYKDVRCDLELPFICEIAPM